One [Clostridium] saccharolyticum WM1 DNA segment encodes these proteins:
- a CDS encoding GtrA family protein encodes MIRKIWDKVMNREVISYLIFGVLTTLVNWVVYWIMVREAIDYRAATAAAWVVSVLFAFIVNKIFVFQSYDLHLRIVRKEIVSFTACRAASGVMEMVLMVIMVSWLKMDEYVSKILVSVVVVVANYVFSKVFIFQKSEEKPL; translated from the coding sequence ATGATTAGAAAAATTTGGGACAAGGTCATGAACCGGGAAGTCATTTCCTATCTGATATTTGGAGTACTGACGACTCTGGTAAACTGGGTTGTCTATTGGATCATGGTGAGGGAAGCCATAGACTACCGGGCCGCAACTGCGGCGGCATGGGTGGTTTCCGTCCTGTTTGCCTTTATCGTAAATAAAATCTTTGTATTTCAAAGCTATGACCTGCATCTGAGAATTGTCAGGAAGGAGATAGTTTCGTTTACCGCATGCAGAGCAGCGTCAGGCGTCATGGAAATGGTTCTAATGGTGATAATGGTTTCCTGGCTCAAAATGGATGAATACGTAAGCAAAATACTGGTATCCGTAGTGGTAGTGGTTGCCAATTATGTGTTCAGTAAGGTTTTTATATTCCAAAAGAGTGAGGAAAAACCCCTGTAA
- a CDS encoding YfhO family protein, whose protein sequence is MEHDDEIEKISKELEDMLKMTSGEKEDTTGEKALKPGNREAYGPREEQTKQEFDPADAPRIRLDLPVDGMEELFDESMEYGGDPEFVTEDAPDPDSMGFQEEPEEDVNEEAWEVEQIKEFNKRPPEKKEGKAASLVKPSDGLLAAFFVPMVIMIIIFAQRGIFPFGEESFLRTDMYHQYAPFFSEFRYKLTHGGSLLYSWDVGMGVNFAALYAYYLASPLNWLLVLCPKNLVIEFMTYMIVLKIGLSGLSFSWYLRKHCRTRDFGVAFFGIFYALSGYMAAYSWNIMWLDCILLFPLIMLGLERLVKEKKCLLYCVTLGLSILSNYYISIMICIFMVLYFIALLILEGWKSWKDVLIHSGLFALFSLLAGGLSAVVLLPEIYALQSTASGDFNFPQTISSYFSIFDMIARHLPAVEPEIGLDHWPNIYCGVAVLMFFLLYLGCRKIRQREKIVMCSMLLFFFASFSFNVLNFIWHGFHYPNSLPCRQSFIYIFLILLASYEAYIHIHEIPWKHVVIAFFASVIFVLLAQKLITDEAYHFSVFYVAILFLSIYAGLVGLYQKGISRNVLVLLALGVVSLEAAVNTTVTSVTTTSRTGYIKDNQASSELASSLIPNTSFYRIEKVSRKTKNDGAWMNFPTVSLFSSTANADLTAFFKKLGCESSTNAYSITGSTPLVDSLFAVKYALYSEETADDGVSVPVSSKDEMYLKENTYALSLGFLVPYDLENNWQLDLTNPAEVQNDLSVVLGASPVLSEVPSEINGTSFTFTPEKDGDYYVYVSNKKVEKVNAQLGERSQNFDNVSRGYLLELGYLKAGETNTLRNDDNDQDLVAVAYRFLPEGLESVYNILNKNSMKLTKWTDTQIQGTVTAEKAGLLFLSIPYDKGWTIKVDGKAVEPYKVFDTFLSVHMTAGTHDISLEYMPQGLKTGGVITAGSLAVLLALTGLSAAKKKKRRPMRVHDIS, encoded by the coding sequence ATGGAACACGATGACGAGATTGAAAAGATATCGAAAGAACTAGAGGATATGCTGAAGATGACATCAGGTGAAAAAGAAGATACTACAGGGGAAAAGGCCTTAAAACCAGGAAACAGGGAGGCTTACGGTCCCCGGGAGGAACAGACAAAGCAGGAATTTGATCCGGCTGACGCACCCCGGATTCGACTGGATCTTCCGGTTGACGGAATGGAGGAACTGTTTGATGAGAGCATGGAATATGGAGGAGATCCGGAGTTCGTGACGGAGGATGCTCCTGATCCCGATTCCATGGGATTTCAGGAGGAACCGGAGGAAGATGTAAATGAGGAAGCATGGGAAGTAGAGCAAATCAAGGAATTTAATAAAAGGCCTCCAGAAAAGAAGGAAGGGAAAGCTGCCAGCCTTGTAAAGCCTTCCGACGGCCTGTTGGCCGCGTTTTTTGTGCCAATGGTGATCATGATCATCATATTTGCCCAGAGGGGGATCTTTCCTTTTGGCGAGGAAAGCTTTCTGCGTACCGATATGTATCATCAGTATGCCCCGTTTTTTTCGGAATTCCGTTATAAGCTGACCCACGGAGGCAGCCTGCTGTATAGCTGGGATGTGGGTATGGGAGTGAATTTTGCAGCCCTTTATGCTTACTACCTGGCAAGTCCCTTAAACTGGCTGCTGGTTCTTTGCCCTAAAAACCTGGTCATAGAGTTTATGACCTATATGATCGTATTAAAGATCGGACTGAGCGGTCTTTCTTTTTCCTGGTATTTGCGGAAGCATTGCCGTACCAGGGACTTTGGAGTTGCCTTTTTTGGCATCTTCTATGCCCTGTCCGGATATATGGCGGCTTATAGCTGGAATATCATGTGGCTGGACTGCATCCTTCTCTTTCCTCTTATTATGCTGGGACTTGAGAGGCTGGTTAAGGAAAAAAAGTGCCTCCTTTACTGCGTAACACTGGGATTATCTATTTTATCAAATTATTACATATCGATTATGATATGTATTTTTATGGTGTTATACTTCATTGCTCTTCTTATATTAGAGGGCTGGAAATCCTGGAAGGATGTGCTGATCCATTCGGGGCTGTTTGCCTTGTTTTCTCTGCTGGCCGGAGGTCTTTCCGCTGTTGTATTGCTCCCGGAAATATATGCTCTGCAGTCCACTGCTTCGGGAGACTTTAATTTTCCCCAGACCATCAGCTCCTACTTTTCCATATTTGACATGATTGCCAGGCATCTTCCTGCGGTGGAGCCGGAAATCGGGCTGGATCACTGGCCGAATATTTACTGCGGTGTGGCAGTTCTTATGTTTTTCCTTCTATATCTGGGCTGCCGGAAGATCAGACAAAGGGAAAAGATCGTTATGTGCTCCATGCTGCTGTTTTTCTTTGCAAGCTTTTCCTTTAATGTACTGAACTTTATCTGGCATGGGTTTCATTATCCGAACAGCCTGCCATGCAGACAATCCTTTATTTATATCTTTCTTATTCTGCTGGCGTCCTATGAAGCCTATATCCATATACACGAGATTCCCTGGAAGCATGTTGTGATCGCCTTTTTTGCTTCGGTGATCTTTGTTCTCCTGGCTCAGAAACTCATTACTGACGAAGCCTACCATTTTTCTGTATTTTATGTGGCTATATTATTCCTTTCCATTTATGCGGGCCTTGTGGGCCTTTACCAGAAAGGAATCAGCCGAAATGTTCTGGTGTTATTGGCTCTTGGCGTAGTTTCCCTGGAGGCTGCAGTGAATACCACGGTCACCAGCGTGACAACAACCAGCCGCACCGGCTATATAAAGGACAATCAGGCCTCATCGGAGCTGGCGTCCAGCCTGATTCCGAATACCTCCTTTTACCGGATCGAAAAGGTCAGCCGTAAAACCAAGAATGACGGAGCCTGGATGAATTTTCCGACAGTATCCCTGTTTTCTTCCACGGCCAATGCGGATCTTACGGCCTTCTTTAAAAAGCTGGGCTGCGAAAGCTCTACCAACGCTTACAGCATTACAGGAAGCACGCCTCTTGTGGATTCCCTTTTTGCAGTTAAATATGCCCTGTACTCCGAAGAAACAGCGGATGACGGCGTATCTGTGCCGGTTTCCTCAAAGGATGAGATGTATCTTAAGGAAAATACCTATGCCCTGTCTCTTGGTTTTCTGGTGCCTTATGATCTTGAAAACAACTGGCAGCTGGACTTAACAAATCCGGCGGAGGTTCAGAATGATCTTTCCGTGGTATTGGGAGCCAGTCCGGTGCTTTCAGAGGTTCCAAGCGAAATAAACGGTACCAGTTTTACCTTCACTCCGGAAAAAGACGGGGACTATTATGTCTATGTCAGTAACAAGAAGGTAGAAAAGGTAAACGCCCAATTAGGAGAACGGTCCCAAAACTTTGACAATGTAAGCCGGGGATATTTGCTGGAACTGGGTTATTTAAAGGCAGGAGAAACCAATACCCTGCGAAATGACGACAATGATCAGGATCTGGTAGCGGTTGCCTACCGCTTTCTGCCGGAAGGACTGGAGTCGGTATATAACATTTTAAACAAAAATTCCATGAAGCTGACGAAATGGACGGATACCCAGATCCAGGGAACGGTAACGGCCGAAAAGGCTGGTCTGCTGTTTTTAAGCATTCCATATGACAAAGGCTGGACCATCAAGGTTGACGGGAAAGCGGTGGAGCCTTATAAAGTATTTGATACGTTTTTAAGTGTGCATATGACTGCCGGAACCCATGATATTTCTCTGGAATATATGCCCCAGGGATTGAAAACAGGCGGTGTGATTACGGCAGGAAGTCTGGCTGTTTTGCTGGCTCTTACAGGTTTATCCGCTGCAAAAAAGAAAAAGCGCAGGCCCATGCGGGTTCATGATATAAGTTAA